TTGTCAGCAGTAGGCCCACGGTGTCCGGTGGCCAACAGGGGTCGGGTAATCTACTGCCGGTGCCTCCAAAGTGTGGTCCTCATTCGTTCAGCGATAAGGTCTACAATGGCAATGACACCGCCTTGGATGAGTTCACCTGGATGGCTCTCTTGGAGTATGTGGATCGTGAGTTGTAATTGACATATCCATAAGGAACAGAGGCCTAattgtctctctctttcaggCAAAGGTCAGCGACAGCTAAGTTGCGGTGGAAGTCTGATCAACAATCGCTATGTCCTGACGGCTGCACATTGTGTCACAGGGGATGTGGCCACACAAGTCGGACAATTGTAAGTAGCTTCATTTTTTCTTCTCAAGCCCCTAATCAATCTGTTTTCTTTAACCTTCCAGAACTTCTGTACGCCTGGGCGAGTACGACACTAGCAAGGATATCGATTGTATAGCCGGTGATTGCAATCCCCCTTTCATAGAGCGCTCCATTGAGCAGACTATTGTCCATCCGGAATACGATGGCACAAGTCGTCATCGCTACCATGACATTGCCCTGCTGCGTCTGGCGGAGCCTGTGACACTCAACGAGTACATTCAGCCGGTGTGCCTGCCCCTGGCCACAACCCGCCAGGCGATCAGCGTGGGAGAACAGCTGGTGGTCAGCGGTTGGGGAAGAACGACCACAGGTACGTCCGATAAAAGCGATCAAGGAGAGATTTACTGTAATAGAATCGCTGAATCTTCCAGCACGCAAGAGCAACATCAAGCAGAGGCTCTCTCTGCCCGTTAACGATCACGAGTCCTGTGTCCGGAAGTTTGCCACGCGACAGATCAATCTGATCGGCGCTCAGCTCTGTGCCGGCGGGGAGTTCTACCGCGATAGCTGTGATGGCGACTCCGGGGGTCCGCTGATGCGAAGGGGCTTCGAGCAGGCCTGGTTCCAGGAGGGCGTGGTCTCCTTTGGCAATCGCTGTGGTCTCGAGGGCTGGCCGGGCGTTTACACCTCCGTGAGGGACTACATGGATTGGATCGAGAGCACGCTTCGGCCTTGAGAAGTATTCTGGTGCGAGGAATGTGTATCTTTTGTTTAAATTAAGTTTTAATTAAAGTCAAGTCGAGGCGAGGCGAGTCGAGTTCTTTTTTTGGCCATTTCGCGTGGCGTCTTTTAATTAACTTGCATTCAATGCGATTTTatcagctgctgctcctgcaacgctgcgtatacgtaatgcgCTTACAGCCGCGCAGTTTGCGGTAATTAAAATCGTTGTTCTCGCTGGAAAGCAAGGCAATGGAGtgcggagtggagtggagtggagtgcctTGGTGAATAACTTGCGAGATTCTGGTGCTGCCAACTTGCCCGCCAGCACCTTCTTAGCACCCTCAACGATTTTCTATGTAATTTGGCAATGAATTTCTATTATGCAAGAATCCCTTCGCCACTCCTCTCCACCCTTTTTCAATCTTGTTTTCAGGCTGATTGCATTTTAGGGCGGAGCGGAGCGAAGTAGACAATAGCCGGGGCCCCTCATTATGTGTGTGTCCGCAGAAAGGTTAATGATGCCTGCAGGATCCTACAGCAGAGAGACAAAAGGTTTACAGAATCCTTTGTGGCTTGGGTTGCATTTGACCGAGGCCCTCACATGCTCTCTAGACCCCTTTTCCTCGCATAAAATCTAATTTAATGTTTAAGTAAATACTAAATTTTAATGACAAACTGCAGCTATAAGCTctgttctgttttttttttttgtttgacttatcTTTTGCCAGAAACTTGGTTAAACTTTTGGCCAGAAAAAAGAAAAGTTACACCAACTACTCTCTggtcatgtgtgtgtgtttgaggATAAATGCGGCAAATGAATACAAAAAACACTTTGGCAAAATGCAACCGAAAAAGTTGTAATTCAATTTTGAGGGGGGTCGGGGGATGTTCCGAACTTTTGCCCAAAATGCCAGCCAAATGTAATTAACACGCACACAGAGGGCatcggagagagagagagcgatggAGGAGGGGATTGGCAACACCAACACAGAGAAAACGGTTGCAATGGAGTGGCAAAACGACTTGTCCAACTGCCAGACAGGGCAGACAGGTGTGGTGCTCTGCACCCCACTGACTGCCCCGTCGATTGGCGCCGGAGTCCAGGGCCCAGGACTCTAAACCGATGCAAATTTCTGGTAGGTAGAAAGGTACAGGTGTGCCACCATTTCTCCTCCACTCAGTTACAGGCTTAATTGAGTTGTGTTGCCAGCATTTAAAATAGCCAGCAGCGCTAACGATCTCGGCAAATACATGTACCATGGGAAAATGGGAAGGTCAAaagccaaaagaaataaattgCATACAATTCATATTTTGCTTGAATAAAAATCTACATTTTTTCCtctcgcgctctctctctctctctctccagaTGAATGGTATACTCAATCTCGTTTTAACAACCATATATACATCCGGTTATGTTCAGCCACATTGTATGCACAAAAGAGAACGAACTCTTATTTAGCAAACTCAAATATAATCTTTCAAAAGTTTCCACAGTGCCAGGCAGCACTGCAGGGGCAGCACCAGCACACAAAATTGGATTAAATGCCGACGATTTACCACTGGGATACCGACGTATAAACCTCTTTCCACTCCTCCATTAAATAGAGAAAACAAAATTTAAACTTAAGTGGCAAAAAGAATTGTAGAGTTCCAAAAGAAAGCATTCGAAGAGAATATTTAAGCAAAACAGCAAGTTGTTGCACACATGGAAAAAAATATTCGTACCTATATACatagtatgtatatgtacgagtatatcgCAGCTTTttgggggctgctgctgctgcggcaaCTGTCGCATAAATCTAATCCATTTTGGGCAAAAATATACATAGTACGAGAAATGGGAGAGAAATTCGGTGATTGATGAATTGAGTAAACGttacgcatacgccatgtggGGGTTTGGTCTGCAAAAAAAGTTGCAATAATTTCATTTAACATGCATAGCAaaactgccactgccactgccagtgcTAGTGCCACCAAAAATCCCGCAACCGAAGCTGAAACGAAACTCGCAAACGCTACCCCGATTCTGATTTGAAGGCATCCCCTGAAACCATTCCCGTTCCATTCCCCCAATTTCTGTGCAATTTATGACTTTGGCCTGAATACACACTCATCGCCGGGACCCGTCACAAATGCCAAAGTCGATTTTGCAGCAATTTTCGTGTTgacccccccacccccaccacTCGGTTTTGCATTGAGGAAATCTCTACGGATGAGGTGGgagctcctgctgctgctgctgcattttTGAATAAATGCATTTATAATAAAAAGGACAAGGTACTTTTCGAATTTAAAGAACTCTCCGTTTATTTGTTCAGTAGTGTACAAGGAAAATGTGTGTGCATTTGATTACCGCTTTAGCAGAGCAGAAAAGGAGCAGAAAATGGAGAGCGAcgacacacaaacacagagaGGTCATGGAGGGCAGAGTAATGCAATTTTGGCCTGGTTGGCTGATTGTTACCGCTACTGATGCAGAGTACGGCACATCATCAGTTGCCGTTTGCCATTTTGCCGTTTGTGCCGTTTTTCGCAATGACGTTATTTACTTAGCATTGCCATTTTGAATTTCGAATTTGCATTCGAAATTTTGCATTTTGTGCATTGCCAATCGAGTGTGCACagaacacacacatacacgaaCACTCGCAGCAGCAGAACAGTTGATTTTTACAGCCGCTGAttgtgtatacatatgtatgtacgaatATTCCATAATGTTTATTCGGTTGCGCACCAAATAGATGACACAATTAATTTAGCAAAAATCATTGGAGTTTCAGAAAATCTCAACACATAAAGGGCAATAATCGTAATACAGCagtcgaaaaattgaaagggGAAAGGAAAGGTTCCCATCTGCGTATTTGCTGGTGGAAAATTCAATTTTCTTTCCCTCCTGTTTATTTTGTATTCCTGTAGATTTTTGTAGATTTAGCTGATGAAAAGTTTCAAATTTTTGAATGGCAAAATATTTGCTTCAAATTTCATGCTCTTCAGGGGAAAGTTTTCGGGCAACACCAAGCACTTTCCATTATCCTTACAGGGCAGCCCCTTTACTCAAATGAAAAGTTTCGAATCATTTTGACTTGAAAAATGGCTCAAAGGTAAATGCGATGATGAGGCCATTTATTTGTGTGTATTTTTAGTCGTCGTTTTTCCGGTCGTGCCTTTCTTTTGTCGATATTTTACAGGAATCATGCACTCAAGCCAGGCGACCCATTCAGATGATTAAGTGTTTGCTGGCAGGggaaaatattaataaacTTGTAGCGCACACTACCAGGGGAGAGAGTGAAAGTGAAAATGAGGATGAGGGCGAGGGTGAGGGCGAGTGAGGGTAAGGCAAAGGAATGACCTACGAGCCGCAGTAAACGGCGTGTAAGGGGAGCGACAATACTTGtataatttaaatttatttaacaACCAACTTGTTAAAATCGTAAACTGAGAGGAGTGCACAAATCCCACCCACACACAAGCTGAAATAAAGCAGGCCAAATTGCAGCTCTGAGAAGTCGCAACAACAACATTAAGTAGCTCATTAAATTTCCCTAACCAACAGAGAACACAACCGAGCAGGACAGCacagaaacgaaacgaaacgattCGAAAGGAGCTGCAGAACCGGAGAACTGAACACAAACAAGCCACTGGCAGACCCCGAACCGGACTGactttttcgtttttattttgtaaGTAGGAAATATTATAGTAGAAAAACGGCGCCAAAAGAAATGGAAGCGCCCAGCAAGTGGGAGTGCGAGTgagagtggctgtggcagtggcagaggtaGAGGCAGAAGGAGCGGGAGAGAAGTCAAAGCGAGCGAGTTGTAAAAAATGCCGTAAGTGTATTTTTATTGCGTATAAAATGCATTTTGCAATGCCACACAAAACTCAAGTGGTGTGCGTCCTGAGCGGAAGTTACGACCAGTGGGGCAGGACCAGGACACAGGACCACGGACCACAGGCAGCACCACAGGAAGCACAGCGGCGTGCAAACACATAAGAAAcgttgcgtgtgtgtgtaagtGTAAAGCAAAGAATGTTGATGATAAAAATTATAGACTACGGAAATCTGTGCAGGAATACAGGAAGTTTGTTGGATACACTTACGTATGGAATTTTGGGCTGATATTGATTGGGGAATGATCTTTGAAATAAGGCAATACTCGTGCAAATAATACTGTTAAATAAACATAAAATTCGCATATTTATGAAAGCAGAATCCGCCATTAACATGAGTAATAACTTTCCCTACCCACCACTTTTCGAAAGTAAAACAATTTCCAGTTCTTTGAAATTGTTCTCTCCATTTAAGGAAAACCCGTATTTTTACTCGTTTATTTGCACCCCCAAAAGTATCTGCACAAATTGAAATATCATTCAACTCTCTCGCATGACTGCTTCCGATACGAGTTTGCCTTCTCAAAAGCAAACTTCTGCTGGCAGGGCAAATACCCCACTCAAGGATTGTATAACAAACGAGCTACCAGGCAATGATTGCTCAGGATTGCTACTCCGCACTTGTTGTTAAATATTATGTAAGGCAAACAAACAACATTCATTACACCAATGGGGAAAAGCCAAgagcagaaggagcagcaggcgtATCCTGAGGAATCAGTCAGCGTTTATGAGTGGCTGGGAAATTGGCTGTGACGCATAAAAAATCGAAGGTGTTGTTGGAAAGGTGAAACTTTGAGATGGGTTTTTGAGAATGATATGCTGTACATAAATTTTAATGGTATATATGGTGCTACACTCACtgttttggtatatttttgtAGGGTTAACAGTGCGTATGAGTGATCTGAGCTACTAGTTTCTTGTGGATAGCAGCGTATGAGTTACATAAACTATTTATGGAAGGAATTTGTATCCTAATTGGCCTTACTGGCCCCTTGCTGGGACATGCACTGCATATGAGAGATATTAGCCATTTTCCAGGTAATTCCAGTTTGTGGTTTAACCTGCTTTAAAACTATGCAGGCATTAGTTTTTTCTTGTATACTTTTCAAGCGcaattaattatatttttccTGCCAGGGGCTCTTCTGGcaacatatgtatgcatgagTCCGGCCAGAGAACCCACCGTCGGTGCCACCGACACGAATACGAACACAGAGTACCGGGCAGGGGCCAAACTTTTTTTACAAAAAATTATGTATAAAACTACGCAGACCGAAGCCGACACCGGCACGGACACAGACACTTTCACATATTCCGGAAATTGGCGCACACCTTGCAGCCATGCAGCAGCAAGGAATTTTTTTCCATAAGCGTCATAAAACCGGAGAATGACCGACCGGACGATGGACCGATGGACCGATGGGATGATGATGGTGGTCTGCAAAGAGGTGTGTGGTCTGGTGTGGTGCGGTGTGGGAGAGAGCTTGGCTCAGCATGCGGAAATTATAATTTATAGCTCAAAGCTGCGGATGCCAGACCACCTACTGTGATATTATTTTTTCACCCGAAGTGGACTTTAAAATTGGTGGAACTTGAGCCTTAATTGAAGCTGATTGCTGGAAATGGCTTGTCGCGGGGGGGTGGGGGTCTGTTTGGAGTTGAAGTTTCCGGTGGCATGCCATCCCCTGACCACTGAAGCATGAATCATTTTCTATGGGACTTTCAAAGTGTCAAAGAATgactacaaaaaaaatatatacaaaggTTTTTGTTTCATTGCACGAATTGGGGCGGAATATTTTCTTTTGTGATGCTAAAACCCCACTCTGGCTGCTGGACTAATTGTGTGAAACTTTTCACCTGCCCCGAGCCGAAGCCAAAGCCGAAAAGGCTTAGAACAGTTTCAAATGGGATTTTAAATACTTTAAGCTATGCTAAAGTATTTagtaaaatatttaaatgcaCTTTGAACTCTGTTAGGCAATTATTCATCACATTGTTTGCTGAGCAAAACAATAAATTGTAAAGCTAATTGATGAATTTCCAATGGAGAATTCTGGGGCCTTGGGGCAAAAACCAAATTAAAGTGCAACATTTACACAGGATTTCGCTCTGCCTTTTGTCCATTATTTTGTTGTGCAAACATTTGTAAAGTTGACCTTTTTCAGGTGTTTACGCAGCGCAAACAAAACTCCACTTTGCCCAGCTGGAGAGCCGGCAACAGCAAAAAAACTGCCCATAAAGTAGTATTTGACAAATGACGtacttcctgtcagcaatacacacacacacgactaCGAATTCGAATACAACTGCAACGGCATAACATTTGTCGCTTATCGGAAACGTACGACAAAAAAGAAAGGTCGAGCAACTGGGAAAACACTCGCACACTTACATACAATTTCGCACATTGTTACACACACAATTCAACAATAAAATAATCCATTTATTTGCAGGAATTCattgaatttatttatgaatgcAAATCAAATATTTAACGTGCACAAATGGATGAAAGTTTACTTAAATTACATTTGTTGAATGCAAACAACTTCAACGGGAGATAGTTTTGATATTAAATTTAATCAAATTAGACTCGGAAAAGCTGTGACACTTTAAACACCAGAGGCATCCAGAAAGAAATGAACTTTTAATGAACTGAAACTTTTCAATggatatatatttattaagaTCCTTGGGGGCAAAAGTAGTCCTCTCTTTGCCTGGAATGTGTAAACAATTCTGTAGCAAATCATGTGTCAAAGAATTCGCCTTTCAGTTCCCGACATAAGCTTCACACATTTGAGTATAAATATCTGGAATAATGTAATTAAGTTAAAGCATAAATGAAACAGCTTACCAATTTTAATTATCTGGAATGATTTGACTCTTAGCTTTTTTTTCTCGTATCGAAATATCAACAAGCCttttaaaaaacaaaattaaatgcAGCATATTCAATGAGAATTAAATTTATTGTTTGTGGGGGATTTTTTTCAAAGACTAATTATCTGGAAATTGCTTAACATAATTGCGAATACAAATGTGCTAATTAAACAATTTTCATTTGGAATAATCAGCACAATTGGATTTGTAATTTTATCAACGCTTTCTCTGTCGCTCTGACGCTCTGTCGCTGCTCTCTTGAGGGTCTACGATCCCGCACTCATATCGGTTCTCATGAGATAGTTCAACCGATCCTTTTGCTTGGGTGTCAGCTGAAAGAACTTTGTAACGAATCGGTTTAGTTCCCGTTTTGAGTGCAGTGGTGGCCAACGACTATTGTAGCACAAGATGCTGAAAGGGAAAATCAATCTATAGAAGATGCTTCTCGGGATTTTGGATGTTTACCTACCGCCTCAGGACAAACTGATTGATGGCCCTGTCTTGAGTGTCTATGAAGTACTGCATTTCATCGTGGAAATGCCTGTCGTACTTTTCCTTGGCCTCCAGATATCTCACATAGCAATTCAGATCGCTGTTTGGAATGGAATAGCATGTACATATGGGACACATCGTGTGGATTAGTTGTAGAGCTTACTAGGAGAACGACATAATATTGTAGCTGGGGTGTTGACTGACATCCACATCGTCGTTGAATTTTCTTGGATGCAGCACCCAATCTTCGAGGTCCAAAAGAGTGGTATCCGCATACCGCATATTCATAGTGCTCTGCCTGAATATACTGGACATGGATTTGGTGAGCGACTGCGCGACCTCCGCTTTCAAGCCGGAGACATGGTCCGGAGACACGTGGGTTCCTCGTGTCACTGGTATGGTGTGTCCTCGCAGGATAGAGGCCAACGACTTGGTTGACTTCAGGCTGTCGCGCTGGGAGCCCCTACGATCAAATTCGTCAAACGACATACTGGCAATTTTCCCGTATGCTTTACTGTGTTAATAAAAGGTTAAACAACTTTGTGCCGGCGCCCTGAGGTATTCTCCCAGGCACACTTCTCATTGATTGTTTGATTAAAAAACACTTAAACCAATACGAGTATCATAGTCCTCATCATTGGCGGCTGCCTTTAAGCAGTGGATGTTAATTAATAATATTTATTGGtagacaacaaaaaaaaagacgCAACGAAATTCCGTCCATGATTTACCCGCAGAGATCTGGAATTGAAAGTGCTGCAGCCTGCAACGTGTGGGCTCTTTATTTGCAGAGCCATCCACATTGGCATTTCAAAAATCATgcattaatttttaatttcaacAATCAGGCGTCCGCTGGAGGCCATGCCGTACGTTCTGTACGtaaaaaatgcaaaaattgCTGTAAAAATATTGCACACAATTAACGGCTGGGCAGGGGAGAGCAGGGGAGGGCAGGGGAAAAAAATCAACGTCAAAATCATTCCACACATTTTTGCCCCATTAAATATGTATTCACGCGTTTAATTTCATTTTGCGGGCAATATGATGGAGCAGAGCACAGTACACTGAACAGTACAGAACAGAGCCATCAGAGAGCCCGACCACAAAAGTGGCTCATTGAGAGGCACAGGACTCCACTCCATGCCAAATGTTTGCCCAGCAAAAACATGGCCGCAAATGTTGAGTCTATTAACCGAAAGCCCCACCAGATGCCTGGGCACGTGTGCAATGAAAACAAACGAGCCCATTATTGTTACACTTTCTTTGACTCCCCCCCATACCGCCATACACCCCATTAACGATGTGTTATGGTCTCAAGATGCCGCTCCTAGACGGGCCTTGAACTTTGGCCAGCCGATGGGCCATCTGAATTGAACTCTAATTGCACATAATGAATTGCACACATTAGGTCAACGAACAGAGCTGGGAGAGCAGGCTAATGGAAATGCAATGAACTATTTATGAGCAGAGGGCCAGGCACTTACTCTGGAGAATGCCAGCGAACGAGTGGCCAAAGTTTGATCACGAATACAAATTATTAAAGCCGGGTagtagcagtggcagtggcagcagcaccTGAATTCCCTTTAAATTCTCCTGGCTTTGGGCCAGCAGCTCCCTAGAGAAAATACTGACTAAAATGTTAGCAGAAAATCCAATTTATTACAGTCCACACCAGGCCGGCCCAGTCCGATGTGCCGATGGACATTAATTAGCAGGCCGGACACGTAAAAGGTATTAAGTGCAAACTCAATTGGCCAAAAAGGTGGTGGGGGCGGACTGGGATTCCGATCAAATTTGATGACACACCGCAGGCCAAAACGATTGGCAAGCCCCCCAGAGGAGTGGGTGGAAATTCAACCTAAATAATTAACAAAATTAAATCACAGTTTTTGTGCAACCTTAAACCAGACCTGAGTCTATCTCTGGCGATTTTAAAGTGCACTTAATGCAATGTTCGTCAAACAATATAAAAAGCTGCGGATAATCAATGATTAAATGAAATATTCTAGGGGATTACAAGTGTAATTAAACACATTTCTGCCAATTGTCCGAGACCGAAGTTATGCGGGAAAAAAGAGATTGTTTAACTTGCAGAGTGCGGGCCAGAATGCTTTGAAATCCATTAAGGTATTAAGTTTACTCTCCACTCCGGCTGAATATTAATAaaatatgtgtatgtatgtagaatGGCAAATTGGTTTTTCAACGGCAAAGTAAAACAATTTCACTTATGCCAGAGATATTTCATTTTGTCACACAAATGCATGCTAAGCCCTCGACTCCAGTGTCGCCTAAGCCCCACACAAATCCTCATATGATCTGTGTCAAACATACGCCCACAGCTGGACAAATGTTTGAACAACTCAACAGTTGAGCAGTTGAGAGGACATTTTGGGGACATTTTTGGATCTGGCTGGGTCCATGGTCAAGTCaagttttaatttatttgatAACTAGAAAATTACACACCTTCTCGAGTAGAAGAATGGAGATGACATTTGTGTATAGTTTCGCAGGCAATTAATTtcgtagctctctctctctctctctcgcagcCATTATTCACGTCAGGGCGAACATATTTTAATTTGATGAAGACCTAATAGTGTTCTGTTCGGAAACATATGTGCCCCCTGCACAACTTGTGAAAGGGGGCAAAACTTTGAATGCAAATGAGTTTACATATTGCGAGTGGGAAAAAGTTCAAGTTGAACAaaagacacagacacacacacacacacacaaaatgcaGGCGATTCCCATGGGGATTTACTACTCAACAAAGCATCTGCACAGATTCTAGGATATAAAAGTTGGCCCGTTTCGTGGCGAAATCATTCGAAGGAACACAAGGCCTCGTACATTCCACTGAGTCATCAGGTTAATTCAATTTGAGTTGTAAGCAAATTTTGCACAAATTAAATGCATAAACTTTTGCCATTGACATAGACATACCAAACACacactcccacacacacacagaaaagaGCGAGGAGCAATAAATTTCTGAAAAGTGTTTATGTAAACGACTCTGATTGTGTCAGAGAGAGTGGTGCCAGAGTGGCAGGAAGACCCATCGGATCGTCTGGTTGCACTCTGTCACCAGGGAAGCGGAACATAAAGCCGATTTTTTCGCCTGGAAAATGGCAAAGCGATAATAAATCTTCCGCTCGAAACAAATCACAGCAATTCCATTATATACACATTTAATGATGTTGAGGGCCCACCACCACCGCCTCACAGAAAGCCAGGCGGCCTTCTATGCGAGTcccaaatccaaatccaaatccaagTCCCGAGCCAACGAGCCAGAGACAATTACTTGCAGCCCGCGAGCAATTTGTACGACTTCTTCGCCGACAATGGCTGTGTGAAGCTGTGAGTTTTCAGCGAATGGTCGGTAGGTCCGTCGGTCGGTCCTTTGGTCCTTTGGTCGCCTGCAACATGGCCAAGTTGTTAAAATAATCACAAGAAATGGCATTGCACAGGGGAATCGGGATGAGCAGAGACAAAGTTTGTGCAGCCTTTTTGCTATTGCCATTGCTATTGCTATTGCAAGTGctattatttttaattagcAAAATTTCTTTATGCATTGACACTGGCAGAGAAAAG
This region of Drosophila miranda strain MSH22 chromosome 2, D.miranda_PacBio2.1, whole genome shotgun sequence genomic DNA includes:
- the LOC108157733 gene encoding serine protease 7, with translation MKSTFQSLGVFVTCLLVLVQAQESCRNPNQRQGYCVSLYDCPTLLSVVQQSSVSSDDRSFLVNSQCYNGIGRQPHVCCTNDRGYGAAVTTTQRSVIVSSRPTVSGGQQGSGNLLPVPPKCGPHSFSDKVYNGNDTALDEFTWMALLEYVDRKGQRQLSCGGSLINNRYVLTAAHCVTGDVATQVGQLTSVRLGEYDTSKDIDCIAGDCNPPFIERSIEQTIVHPEYDGTSRHRYHDIALLRLAEPVTLNEYIQPVCLPLATTRQAISVGEQLVVSGWGRTTTARKSNIKQRLSLPVNDHESCVRKFATRQINLIGAQLCAGGEFYRDSCDGDSGGPLMRRGFEQAWFQEGVVSFGNRCGLEGWPGVYTSVRDYMDWIESTLRP
- the LOC108154447 gene encoding uncharacterized protein LOC108154447, whose protein sequence is MSFDEFDRRGSQRDSLKSTKSLASILRGHTIPVTRGTHVSPDHVSGLKAEVAQSLTKSMSSIFRQSTMNMRYADTTLLDLEDWVLHPRKFNDDVDVSQHPSYNIMSFSYDLNCYVRYLEAKEKYDRHFHDEMQYFIDTQDRAINQFVLRRILCYNSRWPPLHSKRELNRFVTKFFQLTPKQKDRLNYLMRTDMSAGS